The Moraxella haemolytica genome window below encodes:
- a CDS encoding META domain-containing protein → MKTSFIKYSLAPLMLSALLAGCQAHDTIHATSIATAKDSVDDTTVVPTNQMLAQYDWQLIRTEDKEVVPFLANTILDFKGNQLAFSVGCNRHLGEFTLSDGLLSLDKTSLIATRKSCESSLHQAENALITSLESAKLNFISTDKQATQATLAISSRGKSSLWQGKRKPDLLYGESVILYWEIDAKPVVCANNTQECLKVRNIRYDNYGVKIGAGAWRYFDGKIEGYKHDLSLSQIIRLKAYGNTATHDTPVYIYDGVVESSLVE, encoded by the coding sequence ATGAAAACCAGTTTTATCAAATACAGCTTAGCCCCATTGATGCTATCTGCTCTACTTGCAGGCTGTCAGGCACATGATACCATTCATGCAACCAGCATTGCTACTGCCAAAGATTCGGTGGATGATACTACAGTTGTGCCGACCAATCAAATGCTTGCTCAATATGACTGGCAGTTGATACGAACTGAAGATAAGGAAGTGGTGCCATTTTTGGCGAACACAATCCTTGATTTTAAGGGTAATCAACTTGCCTTTAGTGTGGGCTGTAATAGACATTTGGGTGAATTTACACTCAGTGATGGTCTTTTGTCATTAGACAAAACAAGTCTTATCGCCACACGAAAGTCCTGTGAAAGCTCGCTACATCAAGCAGAAAATGCACTCATTACATCGCTTGAATCAGCAAAACTGAATTTTATATCCACAGATAAACAGGCCACGCAGGCGACACTCGCCATCAGTAGTCGTGGCAAATCTTCACTTTGGCAAGGAAAGCGAAAGCCTGACCTGCTATACGGCGAATCTGTCATACTGTATTGGGAGATTGATGCCAAGCCTGTCGTCTGTGCCAATAATACCCAAGAATGCTTAAAAGTCCGTAATATACGCTATGATAACTATGGGGTAAAAATTGGAGCGGGTGCTTGGCGATATTTTGATGGTAAGATTGAAGGCTACAAACATGACCTAAGCCTTAGTCAGATTATCCGCTTAAA